One genomic segment of Actinoplanes ianthinogenes includes these proteins:
- the folP gene encoding dihydropteroate synthase translates to MGVLNVTPDSFSDGGRWADLEAAVEHGISLSRQGADIVDVGGESTRPGAERVDAATETARVVPVIEALAAAGVRLSIDTTRAAVAEAALAAGAVVINDVSGGLADPGMAAVAASAGCPWILMHWRGHSRDMQRLADYRDVVAEVRDELRARADAAIAAGVDPARIVLDPGLGFAKTAEHNWALSAHLDVLIGLGFPVLFGASRKTYLGRLLAAPDGTPRPVDGREAATLATSLLAFAAGAWGVRVHQVRETADALAVWRATGSPRFTTN, encoded by the coding sequence ATGGGCGTCCTCAACGTGACCCCGGATTCCTTCTCCGACGGCGGACGCTGGGCCGATCTTGAAGCTGCCGTCGAACATGGCATTTCCCTGTCCCGCCAGGGCGCGGACATCGTCGATGTGGGTGGCGAGTCCACCCGGCCCGGCGCGGAGCGGGTCGACGCCGCCACCGAGACGGCCCGCGTGGTGCCGGTCATCGAGGCCCTCGCCGCGGCCGGCGTCCGGCTCAGCATCGACACCACCCGCGCGGCGGTCGCCGAGGCCGCCCTGGCGGCCGGGGCCGTGGTGATCAACGACGTCTCCGGCGGACTGGCCGATCCGGGCATGGCCGCGGTCGCCGCGTCCGCCGGCTGCCCGTGGATCCTGATGCACTGGCGCGGACACTCCCGCGACATGCAGCGGCTCGCCGACTACCGGGACGTGGTCGCCGAGGTCCGCGACGAGTTGCGGGCCCGCGCCGACGCCGCGATCGCGGCCGGTGTCGACCCGGCCCGGATCGTCCTCGACCCGGGCCTCGGCTTCGCCAAGACCGCGGAGCACAACTGGGCGCTCAGCGCCCACCTCGACGTCCTGATCGGCCTCGGCTTCCCGGTCCTCTTCGGGGCCAGCCGCAAGACCTACCTGGGCCGGTTGCTGGCCGCGCCGGACGGCACGCCCCGCCCGGTGGACGGCCGCGAGGCCGCCACCCTGGCCACCTCGCTGCTGGCGTTCGCCGCCGGCGCCTGGGGCGTCCGGGTGCATCAGGTCCGCGAGACCGCGGACGCCCTAGCGGTGTGGCGCGCCACCGGGTCGCCGCGATTCACCACCAATTGA
- a CDS encoding DUF3180 domain-containing protein, which yields MSANPDDSPPGRRTDPSLHPTSASALVLAALIGAALGWLLLGYNQLFYKLTPLPWTAAVVLVALAITEGYLAQNTAARIQRRPGALPVEPLLVARYVALAKASSLVGALTLGFSAGVLAWLVLEPTDAAKSDLPTVATTLVGAAALVGAALWLERSCRVPDRPDHQDDDSDRPSGRR from the coding sequence GTGAGCGCCAACCCCGACGACTCCCCACCCGGACGCCGGACCGATCCGTCACTGCATCCGACGAGCGCCTCCGCCCTGGTGCTGGCCGCGCTGATCGGTGCCGCGCTGGGCTGGCTGCTGCTCGGCTACAACCAGCTGTTCTACAAGCTCACCCCGCTGCCCTGGACGGCGGCGGTGGTGCTGGTCGCGCTCGCCATCACCGAGGGTTATCTGGCGCAGAACACCGCGGCCCGGATCCAGCGCCGCCCCGGCGCCCTGCCGGTCGAGCCGCTGCTGGTCGCCCGTTACGTCGCGCTCGCCAAGGCGTCCTCCCTGGTCGGCGCGCTCACCCTGGGCTTCTCCGCCGGGGTGCTGGCCTGGCTGGTGCTGGAGCCCACCGACGCCGCCAAGTCGGACCTGCCCACGGTGGCCACCACGCTGGTCGGGGCCGCCGCTCTGGTCGGCGCCGCGCTCTGGCTGGAGCGGTCCTGCCGCGTTCCGGATCGGCCCGATCACCAGGACGACGACTCGGACCGCCCGTCTGGACGACGTTGA
- the folK gene encoding 2-amino-4-hydroxy-6-hydroxymethyldihydropteridine diphosphokinase gives MSRAVLSAGSNLGDRLAHLRAAVALLGGSVRAVSGVYETPPWGDTEQPAYLNAVILVEDAAAAPHDWLERARACEAAEGRERDPERRFGPRTLDVDVIAVWDADGRPVVSDDPELTLPHPRAHLRAFVLRPWLDVQPAGELPGHGRAADLLGAPELAADVAGVTSRPDLSLESMA, from the coding sequence GTGAGCCGGGCCGTCCTCTCCGCCGGGAGCAACCTGGGTGACCGGCTCGCCCACCTGCGGGCCGCGGTGGCCCTGCTCGGCGGGAGCGTCCGGGCGGTCTCCGGGGTCTACGAGACACCGCCGTGGGGCGACACGGAGCAACCGGCGTACCTCAATGCGGTGATCCTGGTGGAGGATGCCGCCGCCGCTCCGCATGATTGGCTGGAGCGGGCCCGGGCTTGTGAGGCGGCCGAAGGCCGCGAGCGGGATCCGGAGCGCCGGTTCGGACCGCGCACCCTGGACGTCGACGTGATCGCCGTGTGGGACGCCGACGGCCGGCCGGTCGTCTCGGACGACCCCGAGCTGACGCTCCCGCACCCGCGAGCCCATCTGCGCGCCTTCGTGCTGCGCCCGTGGCTCGACGTGCAACCGGCCGGCGAGCTGCCCGGGCACGGGCGGGCGGCCGATCTGCTCGGCGCGCCCGAACTCGCCGCCGACGTCGCCGGAGTGACCTCACGTCCGGATCTGTCGCTAGAGTCGATGGCGTGA
- the folB gene encoding dihydroneopterin aldolase, producing the protein MTGQITLTGLRARGHHGVYDFEREQGQEFVVDVRLDLDLSRAAATDDVADTVHYGELATALVGVLTGEPVNLLERLADRLLDVCLADPRVAAAEVTVHKPQAPIPHEFADVAVTLRKARA; encoded by the coding sequence GTGACCGGACAGATCACGCTGACCGGGCTGCGAGCCCGCGGCCACCACGGCGTCTACGACTTCGAACGCGAGCAGGGCCAGGAGTTCGTCGTCGACGTCCGGCTCGACCTGGACCTGAGCCGGGCCGCCGCCACCGACGACGTGGCCGACACCGTGCACTACGGCGAGCTGGCCACCGCCCTGGTCGGCGTGCTCACCGGCGAGCCGGTCAACCTGCTGGAGCGGCTCGCCGACCGGCTGCTCGACGTCTGCCTGGCCGACCCGCGGGTGGCCGCCGCCGAGGTCACCGTGCACAAGCCGCAGGCCCCGATCCCGCACGAGTTCGCCGACGTCGCGGTCACCCTGCGGAAGGCGCGCGCGTGA